A segment of the Corynebacterium liangguodongii genome:
CGACCTGCTGCGCCAAGAACGCGCCATGTAGGGGGGCTTACCCGCCGGCGGGAACCTCGGCGAGGAGTTGCGCGACCTCGCGGGCGGCCAGTGCGTCGTTCGGCGGGGGCAGCTCCACGCGCAGCCGCGGTAACACGGGATGGTCGCGCACGACCCGAAATCCCGCCGATTCGAGCGCTGGGACCTCATTGAGGCCGATCCGCCCGGCATCGCGGATCAGCCCCTCGCACAGCGCGGAGGTGGGCACCGCGCCAGGGCGCAGCCCGAAGGCCTCGAGGGCGACCGCCCCGCAGTCGGTGGCGGCGGCGATGGCGGCGTCGAGAAGCACTGCTTCGAAGCCACGGCCCCGCCAGCGCTGATCAATATGCAGGCTGGTTAGCGCCCACGCATCACGGCTCATCGGCGCCGTGGGCATGCGCACCGCCCCGGGTGCGTAGGCGGTGGGGCACACCAGCACGGTGGCGAACGCGCCGACCGTCGTGTTCGTCTCAACGATGCTCACGCCCACGGCGGGCTGCTCGGCGGCGCGCGCGACCAGCCACGCACCCTTATCCACCTCCGGGTGGGAGCCCGAATACGCGGGCGCCAACGGGTCTAATTCCCAAAACGTCGACACCGCGCAGGCCCGGTGGATCCGCCCCAGGCTCTCCGCGCCCACGCGCACGATGAAGGCCCGCGGTGCGCCCACGATGACCCCTAGGCCTCGTCGCCCTGGATAAGTGACAAGATCCGCTCGAGGTCATCCCGGTCGCCGAACTCGACGACGATCTTGCCCTTGCGCTTGCCCATGGTCACTTCGACTTTGGTGTCCCATTCGTCCGCCAGGCGCTCGGCGGCGCGCGAGAGGTATTCGGGCTGTGGAACGGGGGTGCGTTTCGGCTTTTCTGGCTGGTCCCCGAGCCGGTTGAGCAGCGTGACGGCCTCCTCGGTGGCGCGCACGCTCAAGCCCTCGGCAACAACCCGGTCAGCGAGTTTCTCCTGCTGCTGCGCGCCCACCTTCACGCCGAGCAACGCCCTGGCGTGCCCCGCGCTGAGCACCCCCGCGGCGACGCGGCGCTGCACGCCCACCGGCAGGTTGAGCAGGCGGATGGAGTTGGTGATCTTCGGGCGCGAACGGCCCAGCCGGTCGGCGAGCTCCTCTTGGGTCACCCCGAACTCCTGGAGCAGCTGCTGGTAGGCGGCCGCCTCCTCGAGCGGGTTGAGCTGGACGCGGTGAATGTTCTCCAGCAGCGCGTCGCG
Coding sequences within it:
- a CDS encoding ParB/RepB/Spo0J family partition protein; the encoded protein is MAAERKGGLGRGLAALIPSNPESTDSTGKTGRLGAGATDVIIGGTPGAARAAKESAKGEGRRVQGAPTIPGAPTVTAQREGVRQAIPVGARYQEVPIGAIVPNPKQPRQVFDEDELAELVHSIKEFGLLQPIVVRETEQGFELIMGERRWRAASKAGLKHIPAIVRETNDADMLRDALLENIHRVQLNPLEEAAAYQQLLQEFGVTQEELADRLGRSRPKITNSIRLLNLPVGVQRRVAAGVLSAGHARALLGVKVGAQQQEKLADRVVAEGLSVRATEEAVTLLNRLGDQPEKPKRTPVPQPEYLSRAAERLADEWDTKVEVTMGKRKGKIVVEFGDRDDLERILSLIQGDEA